A window of the Procambarus clarkii isolate CNS0578487 chromosome 79, FALCON_Pclarkii_2.0, whole genome shotgun sequence genome harbors these coding sequences:
- the LOC138357587 gene encoding uncharacterized protein, translated as MTAIIFLVMAAAVMPSWAQYFIRNDAAPAILGVTIDRPFVTSTGNVFVSEGSPIQPHQPFPQLPPQQPVFVQPQLPSQPEVFIPQDQKVSPLLPPFTFRPTSSLCNHAAKPLVDEVEDGRAYHFSWCHDSGRLYTWEQATYYCSGLGNGFQAVSIESNRKQELISRFMIAHYISDIWTSGNKRNSRSWSWLSGTSSPYSNWSSTGRRGLPQPDNDEGNEDCLAVLNNHYNDGVTWHDSSCFHLRRVICEAPRFYAQ; from the exons ATGACTGCCATAATATTTCTGGTAATGGCAGCGGCAGTGATGCCATCCTGGGCCCAGTACTTCATTAGGAACGACGCTGCTCCCGCCATCTTGGGAGTCACTATTGACAGGCCATTCGTTACCTCAACTGGAAACGTCTTCGTATCTGAAGGCAGCCCCATCCAACCACATCAACCcttcccacaactaccaccccaacAACCGGTGTTTGTTCAGCCACAACTACCAAGCCAGCCTGAGGTCTTCATTCCTCAGGATCAGAAAGTATCTCCACTACTACCTCCCTTTACCTTCCGCCCAACTTCATCTCTGTGCAACCATGCTGCTAAACCCCTG GTTGACGAGGTAGAAGATGGCAGAGCGTATCACTTCTCATGGTGTCACGACTCTGGTCGACTCTACACCTGGGAGCAAGCTACCTATTACTGCTCTGGCCTTGGCAACGGCTTCCAGGCCGTCAGTATTGAAAGTAACAGGAAGCAAGAGTTAATTTCCAGGTTCATGATTGCAC ACTACATCAGCGACATCTGGACGAGCGGCAACAAGCGTAACTCGAGGTCTTGGTCGTGGTTATCTGGCACTTCCTCTCCTTACTCTAATTGGTCTAGCACTGGCAG GCGAGGACTGCCACAACCAGACAACGATGAAGGCAACGAGGACTGTCTGGCGGTGTTAAACAACCATTATAACGATGGAGTCACTTGGCACGATTCCTCGTGTTTCCACCTGAGGCGCGTCATCTGTGAGGCTCCACGCTTCTACGCTCAATAG